A single window of Montipora capricornis isolate CH-2021 chromosome 14, ASM3666992v2, whole genome shotgun sequence DNA harbors:
- the LOC138032889 gene encoding beta-1,3-galactosyltransferase 1-like: MAVRKRFAVTAKLLVLLVTLITAAILLPPQSMLRGSEFTTRASHLGSDANLELQPTEQRVNVDSPVRRSTQVTTTTSHAHHDIQTAQQRDHDSVFTLVPEMPRNTTVLIIINTVPSEFNKRNTLRQTWAKQSSWTFGAISSDSTSNDFINIAYFFLMGFNGRHNVDEMVKGESTVHRDILRVNLKETYRGLVDKLFIVNADHDVYVKIPELASWLERFSRTPARVYAGFVIRKAPVKRNVRSPWYVSEKDFHHQVFPPYCRGPFYLFSRNLFLDVVNASKVNTPFPVEDAYMGHLVQKIGVEPLITSRDVFNDRRSLEKAVLRTPDNKLKIPSGIVLGDSLSSAAINRIHRVYTRAFQNQVKRS, from the coding sequence ATGGCAGTCAGAAAACGCTTCGCTGTCACGGCTAAGCTGCTCGTGTTACTCGTAACCTTGATAACTGCCGCCATATTGCTTCCACCTCAATCAATGCTGAGAGGTAGTGAGTTTACGACTAGGGCTTCACACCTCGGATCAGATGCTAACCTCGAGCTACAACCAACTGAACAACGAGTCAACGTCGACTCACCTGTGCGGAGAAGTACTCAGGTTACCACTACGACTTCACATGCTCACCACGACATACAAACAGCTCAACAACGAGACCATGATTCTGTGTTTACTCTTGTGCCAGAAATGCCGCGAAACACAACTGTTTTAATTATCATTAACACGGTCCCGTCTGAGTTTAACAAGAGAAATACGTTAAGACAGACGTGGGCAAAGCAATCATCTTGGACATTTGGGGCTATTAGTTCTGATTCCACTTCCAATGACTTCATCAATattgcatatttctttttgaTGGGATTCAATGGGCGCCATAACGTAGACGAGATGGTCAAAGGAGAATCAACAGTCCACCGGGACATTTTGCGAGTGAATTTAAAGGAGACTTACCGTGGCTTAGTAGATAAACTATTTATAGTAAATGCAGACCACGATGTCTATGTTAAGATACCAGAGCTTGCTTCTTGGTTAGAGAGGTTTTCCAGAACGCCCGCAAGAGTCTACGCGGGGTTTGTTATAAGAAAGGCACCAGTTAAGCGCAATGTCCGAAGTCCATGGTATGTCAGTGAGAAAGACTTCCACCATCAAGTTTTCCCTCCCTATTGCCGGGGGCCGTTTTATCTTTTCTCACGAAACCTGTTTTTAGATGTAGTGAATGCGTCGAAAGTAAACACGCCCTTTCCCGTAGAGGATGCCTACATGGGTCATTTGGTTCAAAAGATAGGCGTAGAACCTCTTATCACGAGTAGGGATGTATTCAATGATCGTCGTTCTCTTGAAAAGGCAGTGCTCAGAACTCCAGACAACAAACTGAAAATTCCTTCGGGAATTGTTTTAGGAGATTCACTCAGTTCCGCTGCGATAAATCGAATACATCGTGTTTACACGCGGGCCTTTCAAAACCAGGTTAAACGTTCTTAA